In Candidatus Schekmanbacteria bacterium, the following proteins share a genomic window:
- a CDS encoding phosphatidylglycerophosphatase A, giving the protein MKKLIILFVSFFYLGYAPIVPGTFGSLGGLAIYYFIDDLSPFFFIAIVSVLFVAGSIAATKAEEYYGRKDSSEIVIDEVVGMLITLFLIPFSLKNLIVGFVVFRIMDIIKPFPGRAVERIKGGTGVMLDDVVAGIYGNILMQVFIRYI; this is encoded by the coding sequence ATGAAGAAACTAATTATTTTATTTGTTTCATTCTTTTATCTGGGATATGCCCCTATTGTGCCCGGGACATTTGGAAGTCTTGGGGGGCTGGCAATATATTATTTTATTGATGATTTATCACCATTCTTTTTCATTGCTATTGTGTCTGTACTTTTTGTTGCTGGCAGTATAGCAGCAACAAAGGCAGAAGAATATTATGGAAGAAAAGATAGTTCAGAGATTGTTATTGATGAAGTGGTTGGGATGTTGATAACACTTTTTCTGATCCCCTTTAGTTTAAAGAATTTGATTGTAGGGTTTGTTGTTTTTAGGATTATGGATATTATAAAGCCTTTTCCGGGCAGAGCAGTTGAAAGGATAAAAGGCGGTACTGGAGTAATGCTCGATGATGTTGTAGCAGGGATTTATGGAAATATATTGATGCAGGTTTTTATTAGATATATCTGA